The following is a genomic window from Lepidochelys kempii isolate rLepKem1 chromosome 18, rLepKem1.hap2, whole genome shotgun sequence.
ACTTGTATATGTCCCTCTATTTAAACACTTCTTAAAATGTGCATTTGCCGATAAATAGTCCTTTGAACTCAATGGTACTACACGCAGGTGCAAAGTtaaggcttggctacacttgcagatggagagcgctttgagttaaaccagccttcggtgAGCGCAggagggaaagcgctgcagtgtgttcCCACTggcagctgcaagcgcactggcgtggccgcATTTGGAAACTTGCAGTGGCAtcgggagcggtgcattatgggcagctatcccacagagcccctcttcccattctggtgctgtggcttgtgggaagggggcggggcattcggggtcctgtcccaatgccccatgatgcattgcttcgcatcccagcaatccctgtgatTCTGatcacatttggtgccatctttcaacgttttttgtactgcacactctgtcttctctttcggtctgcaggaatggatcctgaacttgtgaggaaaatgctgatgggtCGACAAattgcagtcgagttactccttaagctacaaactgacagtgaggactccgacGACGTTATTGACTCGAGTAACCCCtacgacacaagattgcttgtggcattcatggacatgctcaccacagtGGAAAGCCACTttggggctcgggaaacaagcactgagtggtgggatcacatcgtcgtgcaagtctgggatgatgagcagcgGCTGTagaactttcgcatgaggaaagctactttcatgggactgtgtgctgagctcacccccaccctgcggcgcaaggacatgagactgagagctgccctgagggtggagaagcgggtggctattgcaatctggaagctggcaactccagacagctaccgatcagtcgctaaccagtttggagtgggaaagttgaccattggactcgtgttgatgcaagtttgcagagccattaatcgcatcctgctcagaagaaccatgactctgggcaacatgcgtgacattgcagctggctttgcacaaatgggtttccctaactgggGAAGGGCAATAGATAGGACGcatattccagttctggcaccagaccacctagcttCCGAGTACataaatcggaaggggtatttctctatagttctccaggcgcttgtggatcgtCATGGGCATTTCATGGatattaacgcaggctggtccagaaaggtgcatgacgcatgcatctttcagaacactagcctgttcaggaagctacaagccgggactttcttcccagaccagaagatcactgtaggggaagttgaaatgcccattgtgatccttggagacccagcttCCCCTTTAATgtcgtggctcatgaaaccctacacggggagccttgacagcagcaaggagcggttcaaacaggctgagtcggtgcagaataactgttgagtgtgcttttggccatttaaagggccgctggtgctgtctgtatgggaagctggacctggatGATGACAACATCCTCACAGTTATAGCCACGTGCTCTACCCTCCATAACATtcgtgaagggaagggtgaaagcttcgcTCAGGCATGGAcctcagaggttcaacacctggaggctgaatttgaacagccagagaccagggctattagaggggcccagtgcggggctgtaaggattagggatgcctttgAGGGAGCAATTCgatgctgaaagccaccagtaatgtctggtgccctgcacgggagtgaagtgcagtggttccaatgctagtaggcatctgtgtttgctacgtatgatgcactgacttgcagtgcctgttgctttcctgggctacggtatcttttacttaatgcaataaagaatgttttcaaagtaaaaaaattcatttattgaaaagaaacagaactgctggggaaacagaaagggcatgtTGTGGGacgagggaagggggcagggtggggaatgagacaatcacagatttgcgtaagTCCTGTTATCATATTCAGCTTTCCTGGCTGGAGTGCCgcgcaatgagtgctgcacttcaggatggctatgctgcatggtgatgggggttgagggcagtgggtaagggttgtagtttgcagggctgggtggtgaagctacaggtgttggaggcagctggtggcaataAGAAACCAGATGTTGGGGGAAGTGGGCTGGTGGtgacatgggaaagagttttgggacaagggctgcggggggagggggaggcaggtgcTACGAGCACCTGCATCGAGTCCACTTGGTGCTCCATAATGCTTATGAGCCGCTCCGTGCTTTGGTGCCGGCAATCCACATTCTGCTGGTGGAGCCTCCTTTCAGTCTCCCGCCACTCCtgtactttttgattttcagtacgggactgctgcatgacttcatgcagcaggtcctctttGGTTCTTCGCTGCcgcttcctgattctttgcagtcTTTTGGCCATTGATAACAGGGACGGCTgcgatctcaaggttgcatctgtaaagccaaaatgcaacacttaagagaggcagcattgttcacaccagacagagcaatgattctgccgtacttaaagacaagcacagtGCACACAATAGCAGAAAGTGCCCGTCCCAAagtgagcgcacataacccacaggagccccaaaatgataagtaagcacaggggcaagggggactgattgtttcagggctgtactgtcctctggggttggttctgtgccttggggagagccaacagctgcagggggcccctatactgaacactgtcccattttccacaggatgagttCGACCTGAAAGATCTCTCGCTTCGGAGGGTGaccagggaagcaagggagggtcttcaaCTGCAATGTggattctgccctggcccatatgcagcttgcctgtgcgcagcaatggtccccccgcccctcacagcacagtggtgcagacatgttagcctgactgggacaaggagcacagtagctctgccaaggaacctgcacAAGTGGATTGCCCAGCTTCTGTATGAGACTTTTGAAGAGATCACTGGGGCGgattaccgcgatgtgagagagcacatcaacgccctattctgcatctaggcatgcaccCAGCCCCTTACTTCTCTCTGCagccctccttgccccaagagcctgcaccaaaCAACTACCTTCCCAAAGCAAAAGCCACTTACTGGGCACCtcctctgctgtttgttcttcccGAAGCACCGTCCactgcgactggctaccttcctcctggcttgaaaacagctcctggttgcgtgcatctagggatgccgggcTGTCCTCTGGCTCTGGCCCCACTGTCTCCTCAGCACCCTCTCTTCTGCTTTCTTCCTCCTGTTTTGTTGAACTCTGCACTGCTACAGcttctgaagtgtccatggtggtcttcagagtggaggtggggtcacccccaagtatcacgtccagctctttgaaGAAACGGCAGGTTGCGGGGGAAtcaccggagcggctgtttgcctcccgcgctttgtggtaggcattccgcaactccttcactttaaccctgcactgcagagcgtcccggtcatggcccctttccatcatggcccttgatatctgcccgaaggtattgtaattcctacggctggagcgcagctgggactggacagcttcctcctcccaaacatggatgaggtccagcacctcgccattgctccatactggggatcgcctggctcCTGGAGGCATGggcacctggaaagattcgctgagagcacgcCACGCCTAGCTGAGCAAACAGAaaggggaatttcaaaatttccagagaatttaaagggcgggtctgacggttggtcacctgagggcagggcagcagagttcaaagcgatgaccagagtggctagcacaggcattgtgggacacttctggaggccgatcagaacGCATGAAGAGCCCAGGGCACCCACACTGGCACCGTGGCACTCCAGCGGGGTTGCAGCAAGCCTTTTGCTTCCCGTAGAGGAGGATTACCAGGGGCGCTCCAGCCATGGAGTCTGGGTGCTCTActtgccttgccagtgtgggacacctcaggagttagggtgcccggggctgatttaatgcactCTGATTTGCAAATGTAGGCAAGGCCTTACTTAAATGTGTAAGGATTTTCAGGTGGACAGCTTTGTTAATTACCAATGCTATTAGCGCAGTGCCAAGGTCAATATTTTGGCAGAAgtatgagagagaaaataattgaGAAAAGAGGCATCATTCTTAAACACTGACAAATGGAAACAAGGGAGCATTCTATCAAAGGAGACAGTTTAAAATACCATCTCGTGGGAGTGTTGCCAATGACTTCTGtgagtacaaaaagaaaaggagtacttgtggcaccttagagactaaccaatttatttgagcataagctttcgtgagctacagctcacttcatcggatcagaCCCAAAGGATGTACAATGTTTGACTCTTACTCACATTAGTCTCAATGGCTTGCAAGGAGCCTCTTGCTGGAGGTAAGGGCTATGCTATGTGCaggctgcagaatcaggtcctaacaCAATATTCAGTGAACACGGCCTTATTACATTTGCAGGTCAAGGATTCTTGTGGCTACAGTGATACTCAAGGAAGGTATTTGCAGCTGAAGATCATTCACCAAATTTCTCCGTTGCCATCCCCCTTCCCAGTTTTACCAGGGGAGAGCTTCCAACCTGAGGCCCTTGGAGGATCACACTTGCTGTAATATCACACAGGGAGGGAAGTGGCAGCTTGTACAGTCAGTACCCAAACCATTTAGCGCCGTATAGGTGAAACCCAGCATCTTAAACCTCTGCTGGAAATCAGTTAGGAGCCAGGGCAGATCAGGGGTAGTGGTGTATTGAGATCATATCAGGAAACaccacttaggcctggtctacactagaaaattaagtcggCTTAACTAtatcgctcaagggtgtggaaaatccacacccctgagcagcatagttaagctgacctagcCATCACCCCTCATCTAGACAGCGTGTCTAcacttctgtcaacctagctactgcctctcagggtgGTGGAATAATTATAGCCATAGGAAAACCCCACCTGCTGCTGTAGGTAGCCGCTAGGctgcagcatttcaagtgtagacaagcccttagcaagtaaaggccagatttttaaggtgTTTAGTTGCCTAATTATGTAGAT
Proteins encoded in this region:
- the LOC140900132 gene encoding uncharacterized protein — translated: MPPGARRSPVWSNGEVLDLIHVWEEEAVQSQLRSSRRNYNTFGQISRAMMERGHDRDALQCRVKVKELRNAYHKAREANSRSGDSPATCRFFKELDVILGGDPTSTLKTTMDTSEAVAVQSSTKQEEESRREGAEETVGPEPEDSPASLDARNQELFSSQEEGSQSQWTVLREEQTAEEVPNATLRSQPSLLSMAKRLQRIRKRQRRTKEDLLHEVMQQSRTENQKVQEWRETERRLHQQNVDCRHQSTERLISIMEHQVDSMQVLVAPASPSPRSPCPKTLSHVTTSPLPPTSGFLLPPAASNTCSFTTQPCKLQPLPTALNPHHHAA